In the genome of Triticum urartu cultivar G1812 chromosome 5, Tu2.1, whole genome shotgun sequence, one region contains:
- the LOC125509381 gene encoding probable indole-3-pyruvate monooxygenase YUCCA11, which yields MAHAAEGEKPREEEQEHEEEVIIVGAGPSGLAAAACLSLRGVRNLVLERDDCVGSLWRHRTYDRIRLHLAKQHSALPHAPHGPAAPTYLPRDDFVRYLDDYAARFGVRVRLRREVREARFDEARGAWLVEAVDHATGLVERYAARHLVAAAGENDEKVLPEVPGLDGFPGKVMHACEYRTGKGMEGKAVLVVGSGNSGMEIAYDLAEAGAATSIIVRSELHLVTKEIWNVAMTLYRYLPLWLIDRIVLFMCSVVFGDTSRYGLRRPAIGPFSMKIHTPAYPVVDVGTYAKIKTGEIRVLPAMKAVHGNVVEFADGKRHPFDAIVFATGYRSTTKKWLKSDDGLIGEDGMARRSFPEHWKGENGLYCAGMVRRGLYGSCEDAESIAEDISKKKKKPHQA from the exons ATGGCGCACGCGGCGGAGGGGGAGAAACCACGGGAGGAGGAGCAGGAGCACGAGGAGGAGGTGATCATCGTCGGGGCGGGCCCGTCGGGGCTGGCGGCCGCCGCGTGCCTGTCCCTGCGCGGGGTGCGGAACCTCGTCCTGGAGCGCGACGACTGCGTGGGGTCGCTGTGGCGGCACCGCACCTACGACCGCATCCGCCTCCACCTCGCCAAGCAGCACTCGGCGCTGCCGCACGCGCCGCACGGCCCCGCGGCGCCGACCTACCTCCCGCGCGACGACTTCGTGCGCTACCTCGACGACTACGCCGCCCGCTTCGGCGTCCGCGTGCGGCTCCGCCGCGAGGTCCGCGAGGCCCGCTTCGACGAGGCGCGGGGCGCGTGGCTCGTCGAGGCTGTCGACCACGCCACGGGGCTGGTGGAGCGCTACGCCGCGAGGCACCTGGTGGCCGCCGCCGGGGAGAACGACGAGAAGGTGCTGCCGGAGGTGCCGGGGCTGGACGGCTTCCCCGGGAAGGTGATGCACGCCTGCGAGTACCGGACGGGCAAGGGGATGGAGGGGAAGGCGGTGCTCGTCGTCGGGTCCGGCAACTCCGGCATGGAGATCGCCTACGACCTCGCCGAGGCCGGCGCCGCCACCTCCATCATCGTCCGCAGCGAG CTTCACCTTGTGACCAAGGAGATCTGGAACGTGGCGATGACGCTATACAGGTACCTGCCGCTGTGGCTGATCGACCGGATCGTGCTCTTCATGTGCAGCGTCGTGTTCGGGGACACCTCCCGCTACGGCCTCCGCCGGCCCGCCATTGGGCCCTTCTCCATGAAGATCCACACCCCAGCCTACCCTGTCGTCGACGTCGGCACCTACGCCAAGATCAAGACCGGCGAGATCCGG GTCCTGCCGGCGATGAAGGCTGTGCACGGGAACGTCGTGGAGTTCGCCGACGGCAAGCGGCACCCGTTCGATGCCATCGTCTTCGCCACCGGCTACCGGAGCACAACCAAGAAGTGGCTCAAG AGTGACGATGGGCTGATCGGCGAGGACGGGATGGCGCGGCGGAGCTTCCCGGAGCACTGGAAGGGGGAGAACGGCCTCTACTGCGCGGGGATGGTGAGGAGGGGCCTCTACGGGAGCTGCGAGGACGCCGAGTCCATAGCCGAGGACAtcagcaagaagaagaagaagccacaCCAAGCCTGA